In Hyperolius riggenbachi isolate aHypRig1 chromosome 10, aHypRig1.pri, whole genome shotgun sequence, a genomic segment contains:
- the LOC137535481 gene encoding oocyte zinc finger protein XlCOF22-like — MEEGDKMGTFKEKEEETYVGSDQQSMEEGDMMRIKKEEEEEANVRSDLQSMEEGDMMRIKKEEEEEANVRSDQQSMEEGDMMRIKKEEEEETYVRSDRQSMEEGDMMRIKKEEEEETYVRSDRQSMEEGDMMRIKKEEEEEMFVKSDPQSMEEGDVMRTSKKEDIIAEMRIGRSPGIRNLSETRHSVSTDCTTDDDVTGQESPADILVTPNIPPDSPHLSNPEGPPTQHSSPPAGGSYSCSTCGKCFVLKSNLVRHERFHTGKKPYSCAECGKCFTDKSYLVTHERFHTGEKPYSCAECGKCFGHKLSLVSHERSHTGEKPYSCAECGKCFTQKSNLFTHERSHTGEKPYSWAECGKCFTQKSNLFTHEKSHTGEKPYSCAECGKCFAYQSSLVRHERTHTGEKPYSCAECGKWFSGKSNLVTHERSHTGEKSYSCAECGKCFARKSDLVKHERSHTGEKPYSCAECGKCFAQKSNLFTHERSHTGEKPYSCAECGKCFADKSNLVKHERSHTGEKPYSCAECGKCFADKSNLVKHERSHTGEKPYSCAECGNCFWHKSQLIRHLC; from the exons atggaggagggtgacaaaatggggacatttaaagagaaagaagaagagacatatgtggggaGTGACcaacagtctatggaggagggtgacatgatgaggataaagaaagaggaagaagaagaggcaaatgtgaggagtgatctgcagtctatggaggagggtgacatgatgaggataaagaaagaggaagaagaagaggcaaatgtgaggagtgatcagcagtctatggaggagggtgacatgatgaggataaagaaagaggaagaagaagagacatatgtgaggagtgaccggcagtctatggaggagggtgacatgatgaggataaagaaagaggaagaagaagagacctatgtgaggagtgatcggcagtctatggaggagggtgacatgatgaggataaagaaagaggaagaagaagagatgtttgTGAAGAGTGAtccgcagtctatggaggagggggatgtgATGAGGACATCTAAGAAAGAAGACATTATTGCAGAGATGAGAATTG ggcggagtcccggcatcaggaacctctcagagactcgtcactctgtatccacagactgtacaacggatgatgatgtcactggacaagagtctcctgcagatatcctggttaccccaaatattcccccagactcacctcacctgtctaaccctgaggggcctcctacccagcacagctctccccctgctggagggtcttattcctgttctacatgtgggaaatgttttgttcttaaatcaaatcttgtcagacatgagagatttcacactggtaagaagccctattcatgtgctgagtgtgggaaatgttttactgataaatcatatcttgtcacacatgagagatttcatactggtgagaagccttattcatgtgctgagtgtgggaaatgttttgggcataaattaAGTCTTGTctctcatgagagatctcacactggtgagaagccctattcatgtgctgagtgtgggaaatgttttactcagaaatcaaatcttttcacacatgaaagatctcacactggtgagaagccctattcatgggctgagtgtgggaaatgttttactcagaaatcaaatcttttcacacatgagaaatctcacactggtgagaagccctattcgtgtgctgagtgtgggaaatgttttgcttatCAATCaagtcttgtcagacatgagagaactcacactggtgagaagccctattcatgtgctgagtgtgggaaatggttttctggtaaatcaaatcttgtcacacatgagagatctcacactggtgagaagtcctattcatgtgctgagtgtgggaaatgttttgcacggaaatcagaccttgtcaagcatgagagatctcacactggtgagaagccctattcatgtgctgagtgtgggaaatgttttgcacagaaatcaaatCTTTTCacacatgaaagatctcacactggtgagaagccctattcatgtgctgagtgtgggaaatgttttgctgataaatcaaatcttgtcaaacatgagagatctcacactggtgagaagccctattcatgtgctgagtgtgggaaatgttttgctgataaatcaaatcttgtcaaacatgagagatctcacactggtgagaagccctattcatgtgctgagtgtgggaactgTTTTTGGCATAAGTCACAGCttatcagacacttgtgttga